From one Ignavibacteria bacterium genomic stretch:
- a CDS encoding helix-turn-helix transcriptional regulator, which yields MDNISCIRQQADIKQINRCKDRVSELNGSFDYLSNGLELAGNNVRLKILFLLYEEQQLCVCDLSDILGMTISAISQHLRKLKDRKLIETERQAQTIFYSLTKEYEKMLKPFFKILRENKILETI from the coding sequence ATGGACAACATTTCTTGCATACGACAACAGGCGGACATTAAACAAATAAACCGTTGCAAAGACCGAGTTTCAGAACTGAACGGTTCGTTTGACTATTTATCGAACGGACTTGAATTGGCGGGTAACAACGTAAGACTGAAAATCCTGTTTCTGCTTTACGAAGAGCAACAACTTTGCGTTTGCGACCTTAGTGACATTCTCGGAATGACCATTTCGGCAATTTCACAACATCTGCGAAAACTCAAAGACCGAAAACTAATTGAAACGGAAAGGCAAGCACAAACCATTTTTTACTCACTGACAAAAGAGTATGAAAAAATGCTCAAACCTTTTTTCAAAATACTTCGCGAAAACAAAATTTTGGAAACAATATGA
- a CDS encoding DUF59 domain-containing protein: protein MQRAREQRSDQDEELRNGVIDALHTVFDPEIPVDVYELGLIYGVTIQPGQKVHILMTLTTPNCPSGAIIPQDVDQAVRNVPGVKDVEVELTFDPPWDKSKMSEAALFSIGLF, encoded by the coding sequence ATGCAGCGGGCACGGGAACAACGCTCCGATCAGGACGAAGAACTTCGCAACGGCGTGATTGATGCCCTTCACACCGTCTTCGACCCCGAAATCCCGGTTGACGTGTACGAACTGGGACTGATTTATGGTGTTACCATACAGCCCGGGCAAAAAGTACATATTCTTATGACGCTGACCACGCCGAACTGTCCCAGCGGCGCTATTATCCCGCAGGACGTGGACCAGGCCGTCCGCAACGTCCCGGGTGTAAAGGACGTAGAAGTGGAACTCACCTTCGACCCCCCGTGGGACAAAAGCAAAATGTCGGAAGCCGCACTGTTCTCGATAGGACTGTTCTAA
- a CDS encoding heavy-metal-associated domain-containing protein: protein MRRDKAIEIPIEGMSCMSCVATVKKSLSGMEGVKEVNVSLKDKKATVKFDPKKLHLNSCKKLSTSWVIRQVRYKKLINDVRELLNEFISTFQEGSILSLGLALLAGLISSGVCPCTLPVGLGFAGYVGSTTIRESKTGFSITFSFF from the coding sequence ATGAGGAGAGATAAAGCAATTGAAATTCCTATTGAAGGTATGTCTTGTATGTCCTGTGTGGCAACGGTAAAGAAGAGCCTTTCAGGTATGGAGGGTGTTAAAGAGGTAAATGTTAGCCTAAAAGACAAAAAAGCAACGGTAAAGTTCGACCCTAAAAAATTACACCTGAACAGTTGCAAGAAGCTGTCAACAAGTTGGGTTATAAGGCAGGTACGATACAAGAAATTAATAAATGATGTTAGAGAACTTTTGAATGAATTTATAAGCACTTTTCAAGAAGGTTCTATCCTTAGCTTAGGACTTGCTTTGTTGGCAGGATTGATTTCAAGTGGCGTTTGTCCTTGCACTTTACCCGTTGGACTTGGTTTTGCAGGTTATGTTGGCAGCACTACTATTCGTGAATCCAAAACAGGATTTTCGATAACATTTTCATTCTTTTAG
- the merTP gene encoding mercuric transport protein MerTP — MKTDKKLIGAGLLTAIAASLCCITPVLALVAGTSGLASTFSWLEPFRPYFIGLTILVLGFAWYQKLKPKKQIDCNCETEEKPKFIQSKMFLGIVTAFAIVMLAFPYYAHIFYPKTEKQIIVVDKSNVQTVEFSISGMTCAGCEEHVNHEVNKLSGIIKSTVSYENGNAIVEFDNSKTNIAEIEKAINGTGYSVTDKKEK; from the coding sequence ATGAAAACAGACAAAAAATTAATCGGTGCAGGACTTTTGACAGCAATTGCAGCCTCACTTTGTTGCATCACACCTGTATTGGCTCTTGTCGCAGGGACAAGCGGACTTGCTTCAACTTTTTCTTGGCTTGAACCTTTCCGACCTTATTTTATAGGTTTGACAATTTTGGTTCTTGGTTTTGCTTGGTATCAAAAGTTGAAACCTAAAAAACAAATTGACTGCAATTGTGAGACAGAAGAAAAACCAAAATTCATTCAATCCAAAATGTTTTTAGGAATTGTAACAGCATTTGCAATAGTAATGCTTGCCTTTCCTTACTATGCTCACATATTTTATCCAAAGACAGAAAAACAAATCATAGTAGTTGACAAATCAAATGTTCAAACAGTTGAGTTTTCCATTAGCGGTATGACTTGTGCAGGTTGTGAAGAACACGTAAACCACGAAGTGAATAAGCTTTCGGGAATAATAAAATCAACTGTTTCATACGAAAACGGAAATGCAATTGTAGAATTTGATAACTCAAAAACGAACATTGCCGAAATTGAGAAAGCAATAAACGGAACAGGATATTCAGTAACAGACAAAAAGGAAAAATAA
- a CDS encoding IS3 family transposase encodes MATTNSSETYHPSPDLVQRAFHRTELDELWLSDYSELPALGPKIYTVAIKDQASHRILGIHVSHDLHVGALFKAFHQAVIARRLKHRTLEVPIIFHSDQGGQYNSYAFKDELKKYGLVSSMGSSGDCYDNAPMESFWATMKTELMHHFPFRNVEHAAGAIYRWTHLFYNQRRRHTSIGGLSPVQFEADWYQRNRSVCCT; translated from the coding sequence ATGGCAACGACGAATTCATCGGAGACGTATCACCCCTCACCGGATCTCGTGCAGCGCGCGTTCCACAGGACTGAACTGGACGAGCTGTGGCTGAGCGACTATTCTGAGCTTCCGGCGCTCGGTCCAAAGATCTACACCGTGGCGATCAAGGATCAAGCATCGCACCGCATTCTTGGTATCCACGTTTCGCATGATTTGCATGTTGGAGCGTTGTTCAAAGCATTCCATCAAGCCGTGATCGCGCGTCGGCTGAAGCACAGGACATTAGAGGTGCCCATCATCTTCCACTCCGACCAAGGAGGGCAGTACAACTCATATGCATTCAAAGATGAGCTCAAGAAGTACGGCCTCGTTAGTAGCATGGGCTCATCAGGCGACTGCTATGACAATGCTCCGATGGAATCGTTTTGGGCCACGATGAAGACCGAGTTGATGCATCACTTCCCATTTCGTAACGTCGAACATGCCGCAGGTGCCATCTATCGATGGACACATCTGTTCTACAACCAACGCCGCAGACACACGTCAATCGGTGGACTCTCGCCCGTGCAATTCGAAGCCGATTGGTATCAACGCAATCGATCAGTATGTTGTACTTAA
- a CDS encoding DUF2975 domain-containing protein produces the protein MKRVSIVFLQAVLVLIGIVVLSFLIIMPSKEGRATNLDVVSIYTDPFILYGYATSIAFFVALYKAFRLLGYIGQNKVFSTNAVKTLNHIKYCAIILTALIVVAGIFIKFAHNKNDDPAGFLAICIVTSFASIVVATAAAIFEKLLQNAVDMKSENDLIV, from the coding sequence ATGAAACGAGTTTCAATAGTATTTCTTCAAGCTGTGCTTGTGCTTATCGGCATTGTAGTCCTGTCGTTTTTAATCATTATGCCGTCAAAAGAAGGACGAGCCACAAACTTAGATGTGGTTAGTATTTATACCGACCCATTTATTTTATACGGTTATGCAACATCAATCGCTTTTTTTGTTGCACTATACAAGGCATTTAGGTTGCTTGGCTATATCGGACAAAACAAAGTGTTTTCAACAAATGCAGTAAAAACTTTAAATCACATTAAGTATTGTGCGATTATACTAACTGCTTTAATTGTGGTAGCGGGAATTTTTATAAAGTTTGCCCACAACAAAAATGACGACCCCGCTGGTTTTCTTGCGATTTGCATTGTAACTTCTTTTGCTTCTATTGTGGTTGCAACTGCTGCTGCAATATTTGAAAAACTTCTGCAAAATGCAGTAGATATGAAATCTGAAAATGACCTAATTGTTTAA
- a CDS encoding transposase, translated as MRKSHYSEEQIVSIVRESHAHGVAATSKKYKVSSHTIYIWRKKYGSMEPSQVSELKRITQENARLKKLVAERDLEIEVMKEIAAKMVGVPQKLQAVEYVSRRGLDQRRVCSNGCFTFNGNV; from the coding sequence ATGAGGAAGAGCCATTATAGCGAGGAGCAGATCGTTAGCATCGTCCGCGAATCACACGCCCATGGCGTAGCAGCGACATCGAAGAAGTACAAGGTGTCGTCACACACGATCTACATATGGCGCAAGAAGTACGGGAGCATGGAGCCGAGCCAGGTCTCCGAGCTCAAGCGGATCACGCAGGAGAACGCCCGGCTGAAGAAGCTGGTCGCCGAGCGTGATCTTGAGATCGAAGTGATGAAAGAGATTGCGGCAAAAATGGTAGGCGTCCCACAGAAACTTCAGGCAGTGGAGTACGTCAGTCGACGAGGCCTGGATCAACGCCGCGTGTGTTCTAATGGGTGTTTCACGTTCAATGGTAACGTATAA
- a CDS encoding transposase — MLNAEIFMSLAEGQTISNMWLHMYNNERPHSRHNYRPPITAFNNHAA, encoded by the coding sequence GTGCTAAATGCAGAAATCTTCATGTCACTAGCCGAGGGGCAAACGATCTCAAACATGTGGCTGCACATGTACAACAACGAGCGACCTCACAGCAGGCACAATTATCGACCCCCAATCACTGCATTCAACAACCATGCAGCCTAA
- a CDS encoding Rrf2 family transcriptional regulator has translation MLRLSKKVEYALLAMQLMAARPHNVVSAKDISVRFNISAALVAKVLQALTKAGLVQSYYGVNGGYELARSADTISVQNVVQAIEGPHTGIVDCQVTPNGSCSVLPHCTIQQPLAVLHHRLESTLASMTVAELSAAVTAEPA, from the coding sequence ATGCTCCGTTTATCTAAAAAAGTTGAATACGCACTCCTTGCCATGCAGCTCATGGCGGCGCGCCCGCACAATGTGGTGAGCGCCAAGGATATCAGTGTGCGGTTTAACATCTCGGCAGCACTCGTGGCAAAGGTGCTCCAGGCCTTAACCAAGGCCGGCCTGGTACAGTCGTACTACGGAGTGAACGGCGGCTACGAGCTTGCACGCAGCGCTGACACCATCAGCGTGCAGAACGTGGTGCAGGCCATCGAGGGTCCGCATACCGGCATCGTGGACTGTCAGGTAACCCCAAACGGCTCCTGCTCCGTACTGCCGCACTGCACCATCCAGCAGCCGCTGGCCGTACTCCATCACCGTTTAGAATCAACACTGGCATCGATGACCGTTGCCGAACTCTCTGCAGCCGTTACCGCTGAACCTGCGTGA
- the sufD gene encoding Fe-S cluster assembly protein SufD codes for MTNLLEQAVQGTVRNEEWKYTSVLHLLKNTYSAIPRAEPASVPAAGDTIVVENGVVTRLCDGATVEPTITRHDAVRSTATASPFYTLNASAALYTVQVVIPANTRRTRHVTVKIVSTSANANQFDAVRLRIVTMPGAEAVVHEVHEGGGAAQTLNITVTELVAHAGSMLEYVKKTQLPDNARHIGITLASVKANARVTTHTLCTGGPLVRNDLYVRLEEPGAEAYLNGLSVIGGHDHADNHTAVDHLAPHCHSDQLYKGIYHDASVGVFSGRIFVRPDAQKTTAYQSNRSLLIGDRARVNSKPQLEIWADDVKCSHGATTGQLDAEALFYLRSRGLSLRQATELLLDAFAAEMYNRLPSEQ; via the coding sequence ATGACCAATCTTCTGGAACAAGCGGTTCAGGGCACCGTCCGCAACGAAGAGTGGAAGTACACCAGCGTCCTGCACCTGCTAAAAAACACCTACTCGGCAATACCCCGTGCTGAACCGGCTTCGGTGCCGGCGGCAGGCGACACGATTGTGGTTGAAAACGGCGTTGTTACCCGCCTGTGTGACGGTGCTACCGTAGAGCCCACCATCACCCGCCATGACGCCGTGCGCAGTACGGCCACCGCCTCGCCGTTCTATACCCTGAACGCTTCAGCAGCGCTTTACACCGTCCAGGTTGTTATCCCCGCCAATACCAGGCGGACACGACATGTGACAGTAAAAATCGTGAGCACCAGTGCCAACGCCAATCAGTTTGACGCCGTCCGCCTGCGCATTGTAACCATGCCGGGTGCCGAAGCCGTAGTCCACGAAGTTCACGAAGGCGGGGGAGCCGCACAGACGCTGAACATTACCGTTACCGAGCTGGTGGCTCATGCCGGTAGCATGCTTGAATACGTGAAGAAAACTCAACTGCCTGACAATGCACGGCATATTGGCATAACCCTGGCAAGCGTGAAGGCAAACGCACGGGTAACCACGCACACCCTGTGTACAGGCGGACCCCTGGTACGCAATGACCTGTACGTGCGCCTTGAGGAACCCGGCGCCGAAGCCTACCTGAACGGACTGAGTGTGATTGGCGGACACGACCATGCCGACAACCATACCGCCGTGGACCACCTGGCACCACACTGTCACAGCGACCAGCTTTATAAAGGAATTTACCACGACGCATCCGTCGGAGTGTTCAGCGGACGCATCTTTGTACGTCCCGACGCCCAAAAAACCACCGCCTACCAAAGCAACCGCTCGCTGCTGATTGGTGACCGTGCCAGGGTGAACTCCAAACCCCAGCTTGAAATTTGGGCCGACGACGTGAAGTGCTCCCACGGAGCCACCACCGGACAATTAGACGCCGAGGCGCTGTTCTACCTCCGGTCGCGGGGACTGTCACTCCGGCAGGCTACCGAACTGTTGTTGGACGCCTTTGCAGCAGAAATGTATAACCGTTTACCATCAGAGCAATGA
- the sufC gene encoding Fe-S cluster assembly ATPase SufC — protein sequence MLTITNLHAGIEGREILKGLSLRVNPGEVHAIMGPNGSGKSTLASVLAGRTDYTVTEGSVLFQGRDLLEMAPEDRAHAGIFLAFQYPVEIPGVSTANFIRTCVNEVRTANGKEPLDPAAFLKLMKERMKLVEMDPSFLQRSLNEGFSGGEKKRNEVFQMAMLEPVLSILDETDSGLDIDALRIVAGGVNALRQADRATVVITHYQRLLNYIVPDVVHVLMDGRIVRTGGKELAMELEEKGYDWLRKDGVEA from the coding sequence CTGTTAACAATAACAAATCTGCATGCAGGGATTGAAGGACGTGAAATTTTAAAGGGGCTTTCATTACGGGTAAACCCGGGTGAGGTTCATGCCATCATGGGTCCGAATGGCTCCGGAAAAAGTACGCTTGCCAGTGTGCTGGCAGGCAGAACTGACTACACCGTTACCGAAGGGTCGGTGCTGTTTCAGGGCAGGGACCTGTTGGAGATGGCACCTGAAGACCGTGCGCACGCCGGCATCTTCCTGGCATTTCAGTATCCGGTGGAAATACCCGGCGTTTCTACCGCCAACTTTATCCGCACCTGCGTAAACGAGGTTCGGACCGCCAACGGTAAGGAACCGCTCGACCCCGCAGCCTTCCTGAAACTGATGAAGGAGCGGATGAAGCTGGTGGAAATGGACCCATCGTTCCTGCAACGCTCGCTGAACGAGGGCTTCTCGGGTGGTGAAAAAAAACGAAATGAAGTGTTCCAGATGGCTATGCTGGAACCCGTACTGTCCATCCTGGATGAAACCGACAGCGGTTTGGATATCGACGCACTCCGTATCGTAGCCGGTGGCGTGAACGCTCTGCGGCAGGCCGATAGAGCCACCGTGGTGATTACACACTACCAACGCCTGCTAAACTACATCGTCCCCGATGTTGTCCACGTGCTGATGGACGGACGGATTGTGCGTACCGGCGGCAAGGAACTGGCAATGGAGCTGGAAGAAAAAGGCTACGACTGGCTGCGAAAGGATGGCGTGGAGGCATGA
- a CDS encoding ferredoxin--NADP reductase — protein MAVRFYQLEVASVNRETANAVSITFVVPPNVQEMFRYKSGQYLTIRLFINGEEHRRSYSLSSSPALNEPMQIVVKQVRQGIVSQWLNTELRAGMTLDVYPPMGNFTRELNPHNSRHYVMVAGGSGITPILSLLKSALHIESNSVVSLVYANRSADSIIFANEIEELRKAYPVNLRVFHVLEDAGGPVPPAFTGMLDEELTPRVIAHVAPALGAVDAFVCGPEGLMQNVVNAFQQAGLPAERIHREYFTVSADAQPAVAGGPDAGPADAAEPAHPVARTVTIRLYGAEHTLVVEPGETILAAAQRENLDPPYACQIGACCTCRAKIITGKVVMDVREALSDEEIAEGYALTCQSHPLTDNVFADYDQ, from the coding sequence ATGGCAGTTCGTTTTTACCAACTTGAGGTTGCCTCTGTTAACCGCGAAACCGCCAATGCGGTTTCGATCACGTTTGTTGTACCGCCCAACGTGCAGGAGATGTTCCGGTACAAGAGCGGACAATACCTGACCATACGTTTGTTTATTAATGGCGAAGAACACCGCCGGAGTTATTCTCTCAGCAGCAGTCCTGCGCTGAACGAGCCCATGCAGATCGTTGTTAAACAGGTCCGCCAGGGCATTGTGAGCCAGTGGCTAAACACCGAGTTGCGAGCCGGGATGACGCTGGATGTGTATCCGCCGATGGGCAATTTTACCCGCGAGCTGAACCCACACAACAGCCGTCACTACGTGATGGTGGCAGGGGGCTCAGGCATTACGCCCATTTTAAGTCTGCTGAAATCAGCGCTGCACATCGAATCCAACAGCGTGGTTTCGCTGGTGTATGCAAACCGCTCTGCCGACAGTATCATCTTTGCTAACGAAATTGAGGAACTGCGGAAAGCCTATCCGGTAAACCTTCGGGTATTCCATGTTCTGGAAGACGCCGGCGGACCGGTGCCACCGGCATTCACCGGCATGCTTGACGAAGAGCTTACACCCCGCGTTATTGCGCACGTTGCCCCCGCCCTGGGTGCCGTAGATGCCTTTGTCTGCGGTCCCGAAGGCCTGATGCAGAACGTGGTGAACGCCTTCCAGCAGGCCGGATTGCCTGCCGAACGGATTCACCGCGAGTACTTTACAGTGTCGGCCGACGCTCAGCCGGCGGTAGCCGGCGGACCGGATGCCGGACCTGCTGATGCCGCAGAGCCGGCCCACCCGGTAGCCCGCACGGTTACCATCCGTCTGTACGGCGCCGAGCACACCCTTGTTGTAGAACCCGGTGAAACGATCCTTGCGGCAGCACAGCGCGAAAACCTGGATCCGCCGTACGCATGCCAGATTGGTGCCTGCTGTACCTGCCGCGCCAAAATCATCACCGGGAAGGTGGTTATGGATGTACGGGAAGCCCTCAGCGACGAAGAGATTGCCGAAGGGTACGCCCTTACCTGTCAGAGCCACCCGCTTACCGATAACGTTTTTGCCGATTATGACCAGTAA
- a CDS encoding IS3 family transposase: MQASRDGYYQWRKGVEGKRKQEDRELLAQINEIYQATERSYGAEWIAHDIRKGGRRVGKTRVRRLMKQNGMPV; this comes from the coding sequence TTGCAAGCTTCCCGTGATGGCTACTATCAGTGGCGCAAGGGTGTTGAGGGGAAGCGCAAGCAAGAAGATCGCGAACTGCTTGCTCAGATCAATGAGATCTATCAGGCAACGGAGAGGAGCTATGGTGCCGAGTGGATCGCTCATGATATCAGGAAAGGCGGGAGACGTGTCGGAAAGACTCGGGTTCGTCGGCTCATGAAGCAAAACGGTATGCCTGTTTAA
- the sufB gene encoding Fe-S cluster assembly protein SufB, translating to MADQDNNRDVNELVSREYEYGFETVIDQDVIPKGLTEETIRTISLKKEEPAWMLEWRMNAFHKWLKMKPPQWANVKFPEIDFQDIIYYAAPKQKPRLNSIDDVDPELLATFEKLGIPLEEQKLLAGVAVDAVIDSVSVKTTFQETLRQKGIIFCSMSEAIREHSELVRQYLGSVVPVTDNFYSALNSAVFSDGSFAFIPQGVRCPMELSTYFRINARNTGQFERTLIVAQPGSYVSYLEGCTAPSRDENQLHAAVVELIAGQDAEIKYSTVQNWYPGDANGNGGVYNFVTKRGLCEGARSKISWTQVETGSAITWKYPSVVLKGDDSIGEFYSVAVTNNHQQADTGTKMTHIGRNTRSRIVSKGISAGFSQNSYRGLVRFNPNAHGSRNYSQCDSLLIGDKCGAHTFPYLETANPSCTVEHEATTSKIAEDVLFYCQQRGLDTEKAIALIVNGYAREVLNHLPMEFAVEAQKLLAISLEGSVG from the coding sequence ATGGCAGACCAGGATAACAACCGGGACGTGAACGAACTTGTGAGTCGCGAGTACGAATACGGCTTTGAAACCGTAATCGACCAGGACGTGATTCCCAAGGGGCTTACCGAGGAAACCATACGCACAATTTCGCTGAAAAAGGAAGAACCCGCATGGATGCTGGAATGGCGGATGAATGCATTCCATAAGTGGCTCAAGATGAAGCCACCGCAGTGGGCTAATGTTAAATTTCCGGAGATTGATTTTCAGGACATCATCTACTATGCCGCACCGAAGCAAAAACCACGGCTGAATTCGATTGACGACGTGGACCCCGAGCTGCTGGCAACATTCGAAAAGCTGGGTATCCCGCTGGAAGAGCAAAAGCTGCTGGCAGGCGTTGCCGTCGATGCCGTAATCGACAGTGTGAGCGTGAAAACCACCTTCCAGGAAACACTCAGGCAAAAGGGCATCATCTTCTGCTCCATGAGCGAAGCCATACGCGAGCACTCCGAGCTGGTACGCCAGTACCTTGGCAGCGTGGTACCGGTGACCGATAACTTCTACTCTGCGCTCAACAGTGCCGTTTTCAGCGACGGATCGTTTGCCTTTATTCCCCAGGGCGTGCGATGTCCGATGGAACTCAGCACCTACTTCCGCATCAACGCCCGCAACACCGGACAGTTTGAACGCACCCTTATCGTAGCTCAGCCCGGAAGCTATGTAAGCTACCTGGAGGGATGTACTGCGCCCTCGCGCGACGAGAATCAGCTGCATGCTGCAGTCGTTGAACTTATTGCCGGCCAGGATGCCGAGATTAAGTACAGCACCGTGCAGAACTGGTACCCGGGTGACGCCAACGGTAACGGTGGCGTGTACAACTTTGTTACCAAACGCGGCTTGTGCGAGGGAGCACGCAGCAAAATATCGTGGACACAGGTTGAAACCGGATCTGCCATCACCTGGAAATACCCCAGCGTGGTGCTGAAGGGCGACGACAGTATCGGTGAGTTTTACTCCGTGGCTGTAACCAATAACCACCAGCAGGCCGACACCGGAACCAAGATGACGCATATTGGCAGGAATACCCGCTCACGCATCGTTAGCAAGGGCATCTCTGCCGGCTTTTCCCAAAACAGCTACCGCGGTCTGGTACGCTTTAACCCCAATGCCCACGGCAGCCGCAACTACTCACAGTGCGACTCGCTGCTGATTGGCGACAAGTGTGGCGCTCATACCTTCCCGTACCTGGAAACAGCAAACCCAAGCTGCACCGTAGAGCATGAAGCTACAACATCGAAAATTGCCGAAGACGTGCTCTTCTACTGTCAGCAACGCGGCCTTGATACCGAAAAGGCTATCGCTCTGATCGTGAACGGCTACGCACGCGAGGTGCTGAACCACCTGCCCATGGAATTCGCCGTGGAAGCACAAAAACTACTTGCAATAAGTCTGGAAGGATCGGTAGGGTAG
- a CDS encoding thioredoxin family protein produces MKRQIEVFTAGCPVCEPVVKTVKEMACDSCEVTVYNLVEQCDDKVCVDKMKKYNITSLPAVAVNGKLLACCENRGVSKEELAAAGIGKTI; encoded by the coding sequence ATGAAACGACAAATTGAAGTGTTTACAGCAGGGTGTCCAGTATGTGAACCTGTAGTAAAAACAGTAAAAGAAATGGCTTGTGACTCTTGCGAGGTAACTGTTTACAACCTTGTTGAACAATGTGACGACAAAGTCTGTGTTGACAAGATGAAAAAGTATAACATTACTTCCCTTCCAGCGGTAGCTGTTAATGGAAAATTACTTGCTTGCTGTGAAAACAGAGGAGTAAGTAAGGAAGAATTAGCAGCCGCAGGTATCGGTAAAACCATTTAA
- a CDS encoding transposase encodes MEAQLARLSTYFEFDKDIRRIMDTTNIIEGFHRQLRSVTKSKGAFPSDEALMKLLFLAQEHSTSKWNRPVHNLNRTVALIPA; translated from the coding sequence ATGGAAGCGCAATTGGCGAGACTGAGCACCTACTTCGAATTCGACAAAGACATTCGTCGCATCATGGACACCACCAACATCATCGAAGGCTTTCACCGGCAGCTTCGCTCCGTGACGAAATCCAAAGGAGCATTCCCAAGCGACGAAGCCTTGATGAAGCTACTCTTCCTGGCTCAAGAACACAGTACTTCTAAATGGAACCGTCCCGTTCACAACTTGAATCGTACTGTAGCACTGATCCCGGCCTAA
- the sufS gene encoding SufS family cysteine desulfurase translates to MTDEIRSQFPLLTRMVHTTRPLVYLDNAATTQKPRAVIEAIEKYYLLYNSNVHRGAHAIAAEATTIYEQARIRAAMLLHAALPEEIVFTRGTTESINLVAESWGRTHLKHGDEILITEMEHHANIVPWQLIAQRTGAVVVSVPIPESHVITLDVLEPYVTERTKMIAITQMSNTLGVVNPVRDICQYARSRAITTLVDGAQAILHTKVNVCDIGCDFYVFSAHKLYGPTGIGVLYGRYDQLNEMPPYQGGGAMIESVSLANGTTYQKPPLRFEAGTPNIAGAAGLRAALEWFGTMKMRDIHKYEQRLVKRLVDGLETVPGINILGAGASHTALVSFTIQGMHSYDLGILLDEQGFAIRTGHHCTMPLLQHYGVESVARASVALYNTPEEINLFIEAVHRSLRMLQ, encoded by the coding sequence ATGACAGACGAAATCCGCAGTCAGTTCCCGTTGCTAACCAGAATGGTGCATACTACCAGACCGCTGGTGTATTTAGACAACGCTGCCACAACCCAGAAACCCCGGGCTGTGATCGAAGCTATCGAGAAGTACTACCTGCTGTACAACAGTAACGTTCACCGTGGTGCCCATGCGATTGCCGCCGAAGCAACCACGATTTACGAGCAGGCCCGTATTCGAGCCGCAATGCTGCTGCACGCAGCCCTGCCCGAGGAAATTGTGTTTACGCGGGGAACCACCGAAAGCATCAACCTGGTTGCTGAGTCGTGGGGCAGAACACACCTTAAACACGGTGATGAAATTCTGATTACCGAAATGGAACATCACGCCAACATCGTCCCGTGGCAACTGATAGCACAGCGCACCGGTGCCGTAGTGGTGTCCGTGCCCATACCCGAATCGCATGTTATCACGCTGGACGTGCTGGAGCCATACGTTACCGAACGCACCAAGATGATTGCAATTACCCAGATGAGTAATACCCTTGGCGTGGTAAACCCGGTTCGCGACATCTGTCAGTACGCCCGATCCCGGGCCATTACCACGCTGGTTGACGGCGCGCAGGCAATCCTGCACACCAAGGTGAACGTGTGCGACATCGGCTGCGACTTCTACGTTTTTTCGGCGCATAAACTGTACGGTCCTACCGGTATCGGTGTGCTGTACGGACGGTACGACCAGTTAAACGAAATGCCCCCGTACCAGGGTGGCGGCGCAATGATTGAAAGCGTAAGCCTTGCCAACGGTACCACCTACCAGAAGCCCCCTCTCCGGTTTGAAGCAGGAACCCCCAATATTGCAGGAGCTGCCGGCCTGCGTGCCGCTCTGGAGTGGTTTGGCACCATGAAGATGCGGGATATTCACAAGTACGAACAACGGCTGGTAAAACGCCTGGTTGACGGGCTGGAAACCGTCCCCGGCATAAACATTCTTGGCGCCGGCGCCAGCCACACCGCACTGGTATCGTTTACCATTCAGGGTATGCATTCCTACGACCTGGGAATTCTGCTCGATGAACAGGGGTTTGCTATCCGCACCGGACACCACTGCACCATGCCGCTGCTGCAGCACTACGGTGTTGAATCGGTAGCGCGCGCCTCGGTTGCCCTGTACAACACACCTGAAGAAATCAATTTGTTTATCGAAGCCGTTCACCGCTCTCTGAGGATGTTACAATGA